The Burkholderia ubonensis genome has a window encoding:
- a CDS encoding DUF3995 domain-containing protein, with amino-acid sequence MTGAYFSVPTLCAIALVHVYWALGGQRGKRAAIPEQDGVPLLRPTRRGTLAVAAALLCGAGAVASRAGWLGPKVLPGATAFAIVAFALIFAVRAVGDFRYVGFFKRVRGSRFARMDTLCYSPLCVALALAFASMYWAR; translated from the coding sequence ATGACCGGCGCGTACTTCAGCGTGCCGACGCTTTGTGCGATCGCACTCGTTCACGTCTACTGGGCGCTCGGTGGACAGCGCGGCAAGCGCGCGGCCATTCCGGAGCAGGACGGTGTCCCGCTGTTGCGTCCGACCCGGCGCGGCACGCTCGCAGTCGCGGCGGCGCTGCTGTGCGGCGCCGGCGCGGTCGCGTCGCGCGCGGGCTGGTTGGGGCCGAAGGTTCTGCCCGGCGCGACCGCGTTCGCGATCGTTGCGTTCGCACTCATTTTCGCGGTTCGGGCGGTCGGCGATTTCCGATACGTCGGCTTCTTCAAGCGTGTCCGCGGGTCGCGCTTCGCGCGCATGGACACGCTGTGTTATTCGCCGCTTTGCGTGGCGCTGGCGCTGGCTTTCGCGTCGATGTACTGGGCGAGGTGA